CTGCAAGGAATGACCACGATCTACACACTTAGGGTTTGAGAGGCACATGTGAGGCGTGAGGATAAGGATGGGTTTTGAGAGTCTTCTTGTTGGGACTGGTTTGAGTGTTTGACAAAGGCGTGAGGACGAGTGGGACTTAGGGTATTTTCCAATtaccaaaacgatgtcgttttggtaATTGTATGGGCATTTCACGCGTATTAATGGGAGGGGTGATGAGGCTTTAAATTTTCCCATAAAagcattttaggaatttcaagtaaaaaaaaaaaaaatcacgtgccgtgatttttcatccaaattgatggggctaactaacggagtggccactTTGATACATGTTGGTACTTTGTTGGCTACTTTAATACCTTTTGAATATTGTGCGGTCAACTTGCAAACGActatcaatttgaaattttggagggcctttttatattttttccaattaataattatactATTAGTGGAGGTGTCTATGAACACCAATTTTCGAAAAATCTCTCCCTTATTGTCACAAACGACAAAGCAAAGCACAAATAGGGTCCTGaaccaaaaaagaataaaacaatTCAGCAAGAAGATGTCTTCCCCGTATAGCAATAAAAACCCAATATAAAAATGCTCAAAATGTGACGAGCATGCTTGAGCTTCAAAAGAGAATGGATcaaaatttttccaaaacaaaGCAATATGTTCTATTCAACTACCACTGCTTATGTGTTGTGTGTGGGCAGCAATTTtacaaagcaacttaaaagcttgtttgggattgtgtttgaggggcctaaaaatacttttaacattcaaaaaattcgtttgaataaaaaagtacttgtttagtaaaaaaattaaaagcgctttaaatggtcaaaaaagcttaaaaatgaagcttttgccaaaaagcattttttgacttaaaagctttttcttaaacgcaatccgAAACAGACACTAAGACCTTTATTTGATGAGGGGAATGGTGTTAGCAAGTAAAACTTTCAAACACTACTCAAAAAGACAAACATTGTTATGCTAGGGCTTAATTAGTCATACACCCTCATCCTATGCACTCCCTCTGAGACATAGCACAAAATTTAACCTTGTCATTTACTGACGGTCTATTTCCGCAATAATTTGGTCATAGAATATTTTTATAGGGGACAAGTTTAAGCAATTATTTGACATATATAAAAGTCAAGGTTTCCATTCATGCAagatctctattttatttaaatttttactttaaatcattatttatctaaacaaattttaattctaaataattaatattttaatacagaCAATCTCAAACTTAAAAGCGGCCAGCTATGAAaatgtataagaaaaaaaattaagaatttacccttcatatatataattggtcGAGCTGgtccaacaaattaaattaattttgtgttacCCCTTCACACACTCTAACTACCTCAATGATCCTATTGTGCCATTCGGCGTTGCCATCCATGAACAATCAAtatgtcctcaagaggtagatcaatcggctgggatcacgcctaatgaagcggaggtcactagttcgaatcctcctcccccctcttgtgtgaacgtgtcaaaaaaaaaaaaaagtgagaattaTGACTTATAAATAGGCCCAATTTCAACTTTTTGAGGCAAGCACTTCCATAAGGCCAACAATCTGATAAAAATAGAGTTTGTGATAATATATAATGGCCTCTACTCAATATTTGTTCATCCTTGCAATCATAGCAGCAATTCTTGTCCCTTCAATTTTGGCCACAGAGTTTGTGGTTGGTGATGACAAGGGTTGGACCATTAACTTTGATTACCAATCCTGGACTCAGGGAAAGGAGTTCCATGTTAGTGACACACTTGGTAAATTAATTCTATTAACTTTTTGTGATATGTCTTCAACTTCCCTGTATATATTTGTTGtgtaatcttttaatttatttatccatatatttgttttcttgtagGGGCTTGCTTGTATAGTTTCCCCTAACTTTTAGCCCGTCTTGTTTTTgatggatatttttgtttcttattgagtttttaataaatacTTAGTTATAAAAAGAAGTTACCAGTATATATATGTGGGTGGCATGGTGGTATTCTACTCAAAACTAGCTACGTACAAAAACAGCCTTCACaatctttaaaattataacttgcaagaatatttctttttagtttgaTTGGTTATGGAAGCTAGAATTTACTATTTGGTGCAGTTTTCAAGTATAGATCGAGAGGGAGCCCATAATGTTCTTAAAGTCAATTCCACTAGCTTCCAACAATGTACGGCACCCGCAGGAACTAAGGTCTTGACTAGTGGAAATGATGTGATTACCCTAACAACCCCGAAAAGACAATGGTACATTTGTGGGGTTGCTAAGCATTGTGAGGTTGAAAAACAGAGGCTTGTTATAACAGTGTTGATAATTGGGACGTCTTTGCCATTTCCCTCTCGACTTCTCCTTTTCTCTCCAAATGACGACGGATTACCAAAACGTCGGGCGAGACGTCCCAATTATCAAAAGAGTCGAAAGAAATTTTTGCAAGAATGTCTTACAAAAGGCAAACAGGAATACACGAAGACTCGTAAAGTTCTTGGGCCTATCGAGGCTGAAGCCATACGTGATCAATGCAATAAAGGGTGCAACGATGCGTATACCTTATATTAATTGTACTACTAGTTTGCAAAGTCCATGAACATCAATAATGGATCTGGTATAGATCTCTCGTAGGATCCCATAATATTTCCTTATTATTGCCCAGAATTATAATAATTGCATATTATTGTAATCTCTTtgttgttggatttttttattttttatttttgaaaaatatgaaatttttattgatgaaatttcataagcataaagctcttaccaCATAGAGCATACAGCTCTGGAAAATCATATTcaaaagctatgaaggttacaaagtcataaaaatgacttcaagcttttGCTAACTCATGTAAATTCCAATTAAGGAACATATCTGTTCGTGTAAATTAGATCTAGGACATGGGTTgtccaaatacaaaacaaaa
This genomic interval from Corylus avellana chromosome ca3, CavTom2PMs-1.0 contains the following:
- the LOC132174383 gene encoding blue copper protein 1a-like — translated: MASTQYLFILAIIAAILVPSILATEFVVGDDKGWTINFDYQSWTQGKEFHFSSIDREGAHNVLKVNSTSFQQCTAPAGTKVLTSGNDVITLTTPKRQWYICGVAKHCEVEKQRLVITVLIIGTSLPFPSRLLLFSPNDDGLPKRRARRPNYQKSRKKFLQECLTKGKQEYTKTRKVLGPIEAEAIRDQCNKGCNDAYTLY